In Capsicum annuum cultivar UCD-10X-F1 chromosome 7, UCD10Xv1.1, whole genome shotgun sequence, one genomic interval encodes:
- the LOC107878618 gene encoding ABC transporter G family member 10-like has translation MELPVTTPDYRDRKKVPYNIETRNLSYALPSLYDEFSWIYCCKNPKKPQKFIIKDVNCEARPGEITAIAGPSGAGKTTLLEILAGKISPTTVIGEVLLNGHPVNAKCFRRISGYVTQEDALFPLLTVEETLMYSALLRLQGGKKEAANRVGVLIKELGLEKVAGARVGGGSNRGISGGERRRVSIGVELVHDPAVILIDEPTSGLDSASALHVISLLQVMVAHQGKTIVLTIHQPGFRILELFDRLVLLSNGCVLHNGSLKYLEERIKFSGLPIPPHINVLEFAIDVTGSIVIQTSETPNIHFHLKDQGEKKESPRKDDEGFKVSNHNDMVEKCPSYSNSHIEEILILGGRFCKNIFRTKQLFATRIIQALAAGFILGSIFMNVDNNLGQVALQTRLGFFAFSLTFLLSTMTEGLPIFLQERTIFMRETSRGAYRVSSYVVANTFVFLPFLLMVGLLYSVPVYWLVGLRRNMDGFLYFSMVVWMVVLMSNSFTACFSALVPNFIMGTSIIAGLMGSFFLFSGYFLSKEKIPSYWIFMHYLSLFKYPFECFLINEYGGKGGKRCLESERGECKLFATDFLRQQDLKESQKWNNLAVMLCFILGYRVLCYLILWCRCYRTRN, from the coding sequence ATGGAACTTCCGGTCACGACACCGGATTATAGAGACCGGAAGAAAGTTCCATATAACATAGAAACAAGAAATCTTTCCTATGCACTCCCTAGTTTATATGATGAGTTCAGTTGGATTTATTGCTGCAAGAATCCTAAGAAACCTCAGAAGTTCATCATAAAGGATGTGAATTGTGAAGCAAGGCCAGGAGAGATAACAGCTATTGCTGGTCCTAGTGGGGCTGGAAAAACAACACTGCTAGAGATTCTTGCAGGGAAAATATCACCAACAACGGTTATTGGAGAGGTACTACTTAATGGCCATCCAGTCAATGCCAAGTGTTTTCGGAGAATATCGGGGTATGTCACACAAGAAGATGCCTTGTTTCCCCTGCTCACAGTTGAAGAAACACTCATGTATAGTGCTCTTCTGAGGCTACAAGGTGGGAAAAAAGAGGCCGCAAATAGAGTTGGAGTGCTAATCAAGGAGCTTGGTTTGGAAAAGGTAGCTGGTGCAAGAGTTGGGGGAGGATCAAACAGGGGAATTTCAGGTGGTGAAAGGCGTAGGGTGTCGATTGGAGTTGAGTTAGTACATGATCCTGCTGTGATTCTCATTGATGAGCCAACTTCTGGGCTGGATTCAGCATCAGCACTTCATGTTATATCACTTCTTCAAGTGATGGTGGCTCATCAAGGCAAGACAATTGTCTTGACTATCCACCAACCTGGTTTTCGAATTCTTGAACTGTTTGATCGACTTGTTTTGCTCTCGAATGGGTGTGTTCTTCACAATGGTTCATTGAAGTACCTAGAAGAGAGGATCAAGTTTTCGGGTCTCCCGATTCCACCCCACATCAATGTGCTTGAATTTGCCATTGATGTCACAGGCAGCATTGTCATTCAAACTTCTGAAACTCCCAATATCCATTTCCACCTCAAGGATCAGGGCGAAAAGAAGGAAAGTCCAAGGAAAGATGATGAGGGATTTAAAGTTTCCAACCACAATGACATGGTAGAGAAGTGTCCTTCCTACTCAAATTCTCACATTGAGGAGATTTTAATACTAGGAGGAAGATTTTGCAAGAACATATTCAGAACCAAGCAACTTTTTGCAACCAGAATAATACAAGCATTAGCAGCAGGCTTTATATTGGGGTCAATATTCATGAATGTTGACAACAATCTAGGGCAGGTTGCTTTACAAACTAGACTAGGATTCTTCGCGTTCAGTCTAACGTTCTTGCTCTCCACTATGACAGAAGGCTTACCAATCTTCTTACaagagagaaccatctttatgaGGGAGACTTCAAGAGGAGCATACAGAGTATCCTCTTATGTTGTGGCAAACACATTTGTCTTCCTTCCTTTCCTCTTAATGGTTGGCCTTCTCTACAGTGTCCCGGTTTACTGGCTCGTTGGTCTGAGGCGAAACATGGATGGGTTCCTCTATTTTTCCATGGTGGTTTGGATGGTTGTCTTAATGTCAAATTCTTTTACAGCATGTTTCAGTGCGCTTGTCCCAAACTTCATCATGGGAACATCTATTATTGCTGGCTTGATGGGGTCTTTCTTCCTATTCTCAGGCTATTTCCTGTCAAAAGAGAAGATACCTAGTTACTGGATCTTCATGCACTACCTAAGTCTGTTCAAGTACCCGTTCGAGTGCTTCTTGATAAATGAGTATGGAGGCAAGGGAGGGAAAAGATGTTTAGAAAGTGAAAGAGGAGAATGCAAGCTGTTCGCGACCGACTTCTTGAGACAGCAAGACCTTAAGGAATCACAGAAATGGAACAACTTAGCTGTGATGCTGTGTTTCATCTTGGGTTACAGAGTTCTCTGTTATCTAATTTTATGGTGCAGATGTTACAGAACCAGAAATTAG